One Fuerstiella marisgermanici DNA window includes the following coding sequences:
- a CDS encoding WD40 repeat domain-containing serine/threonine-protein kinase: protein MSDASESLQPSDSPTTLDDLIASYLELADGGHEVDPAGFVAPWPQHRTEFLQFVARHAGLNRLATQPSSDEIQPLRRQTAEQLQGLESEFQLGGLLGKGGMGTVWSAIRRSDQLPVAIKVLNANMSVVDDIRIRFLREARAIQSLDHPHIVPCLDVGHSGGSPYLVMKLIEGVTLADVVAEQVRVDSNQPTVPLGDSASVAPVHEADGRVAECVTQAQGNVTWFQTIGRLVADITAGLSAAHEISIVHRDVKPSNLMLDRSGKIWLTDFGLASIGESRTLLTATGDILGTPAFMSPEQAAGNRGAVDHRTDIYSLGATLYTLAARRRPYSGTGHQIIRDVCEGHLTPPSAHRTDIPRDLEAIILKAMAHQSSNRYSTCKSLERDLRHFVDGLPVQARMPGPLVRITQWMARNPATSLVTMTIVMVSVMAILIGQAVVSRRLSGLNAQLTSSNSELDQANVWLVESNNRLNSSKRDIQHLLYVSDTAAAYQAFHDNETDTARRLLTRHIPDDGESDPRGFEWHLLNRISQPAEQLSIQGHDGSATEIAMIPGTNQFLTGGTDGHVRHWSWQLSDDGLTSPTLIKEIPVAGPVHALTVSPLGDRFVVGQIGPLEVNLATLHELSSGEKTRTLCLRTTTIESACFSNDGLRIALGNRYGQITVLSIDGKLLNTLPADARNVNIGFTSDDQHVTAINNSANGINVFSLSGDEARVNLSTKFLPVAYAHVSERKDWMVVAGASDVVLLDGVSDRYLTHSPDIRGRVRVVGVSDQGTSFAAGCDNGLLHVWTDPKISPSANLARTSVTAPVTIDTGSAGITSIAFVPMGSLSVNDGKITAETILATTADGQIKICRLRVADAFIRHPNKFQNVAVVTSGSRAAFAWHRKEGLCRFDELFSTDAAPTPIGVHQAADSQALAVAPDGSQVALATTDGVVVVDAVTGEVISTLENPAAREEAKDIVYSRDGRRLFVLYRTTIAEYAAADGVMKDATASPTALMNRMILHPILDKLLITTENSVSRYDPKSGEFESLYNPKYGTNRPSVSALSADGGMVAVGLEDGTIELIDVETQQKKSSLRGHRYRVHCLHFWTDNRALVSSSADESLRFWDVKTGQSLGELPNAGRWCVPILDHNAILSCGMSGPLKLWRGEPLERP, encoded by the coding sequence GTGAGCGATGCCTCAGAAAGTTTACAGCCCAGCGATTCGCCAACGACTCTGGACGATCTCATCGCATCGTACCTTGAACTTGCTGACGGCGGGCACGAAGTTGATCCGGCGGGCTTTGTCGCTCCATGGCCGCAGCATCGGACGGAATTTCTGCAATTCGTCGCCCGCCATGCCGGACTGAATCGGTTGGCCACACAACCTTCCTCCGACGAGATTCAACCGTTGCGTCGCCAAACCGCTGAGCAACTGCAGGGGCTGGAATCTGAATTCCAGCTAGGCGGCCTGCTGGGCAAAGGAGGCATGGGAACGGTTTGGTCGGCGATTCGTCGAAGTGATCAACTACCAGTCGCCATCAAAGTTCTGAATGCAAACATGTCAGTTGTCGACGACATTCGCATTCGGTTTTTGCGTGAAGCACGGGCGATTCAATCGCTTGACCACCCTCACATCGTGCCATGCCTGGACGTGGGGCATTCCGGCGGCTCGCCATATTTGGTGATGAAGCTTATCGAAGGGGTGACGCTGGCAGATGTGGTTGCGGAACAGGTTAGAGTCGATTCGAATCAGCCGACCGTGCCGTTGGGGGATTCTGCTTCGGTGGCCCCGGTGCATGAAGCAGACGGTCGCGTCGCGGAATGTGTAACCCAGGCACAAGGCAACGTCACATGGTTTCAGACGATCGGTCGCCTTGTCGCGGACATTACGGCGGGTTTAAGTGCTGCCCACGAGATTTCAATCGTGCACCGTGATGTGAAACCGTCGAATCTGATGCTGGACCGCAGCGGGAAGATCTGGCTGACCGACTTCGGTCTGGCCTCCATCGGAGAGTCTCGCACACTGCTGACTGCCACCGGCGATATCCTCGGCACGCCCGCTTTCATGAGTCCCGAGCAAGCTGCCGGAAATCGCGGGGCAGTTGATCACCGTACCGACATCTATTCGCTGGGAGCCACCCTCTATACATTGGCGGCGCGGCGGCGACCGTATTCAGGAACCGGGCATCAGATCATTCGCGATGTTTGTGAAGGCCACCTGACGCCGCCATCCGCCCATCGAACCGACATCCCGCGCGACCTCGAAGCGATCATTCTGAAAGCGATGGCCCATCAGTCGTCGAATCGGTATTCCACTTGTAAGTCGCTGGAAAGAGACTTGCGACACTTCGTCGACGGCCTGCCCGTGCAGGCGCGAATGCCGGGGCCGCTCGTCCGAATCACGCAATGGATGGCACGCAATCCCGCAACCAGTCTCGTGACGATGACAATCGTGATGGTGTCGGTGATGGCGATCTTGATCGGGCAGGCCGTTGTCTCCCGACGTCTGTCAGGATTGAATGCGCAGCTGACGTCCAGCAACAGTGAACTTGATCAGGCGAATGTCTGGTTAGTTGAATCCAACAATCGACTCAATTCCAGCAAGCGTGACATTCAACACTTGCTATATGTCTCGGACACCGCTGCCGCCTACCAGGCTTTCCACGACAACGAAACAGATACGGCTCGACGGCTACTCACGCGTCACATACCGGATGACGGCGAATCTGATCCGCGCGGGTTTGAATGGCATTTGCTGAATCGGATTTCCCAACCGGCGGAGCAACTCTCAATTCAAGGCCACGATGGTTCGGCAACGGAAATCGCGATGATCCCCGGCACGAATCAGTTTCTGACAGGGGGCACCGATGGCCACGTACGGCACTGGAGCTGGCAGTTGTCCGATGATGGTCTGACGTCGCCGACGTTGATAAAAGAGATTCCGGTTGCTGGCCCGGTCCATGCTCTGACAGTTTCTCCGCTGGGTGATCGGTTCGTGGTCGGGCAGATCGGACCGCTTGAGGTGAATCTTGCGACTTTGCATGAACTCTCTTCCGGCGAAAAGACGCGGACACTTTGCCTGCGAACGACAACTATTGAGTCTGCCTGTTTTTCCAACGATGGCCTCCGGATTGCTCTGGGCAACCGGTATGGCCAGATCACTGTCCTGTCGATTGATGGGAAATTGCTGAATACGCTGCCAGCGGATGCTCGAAACGTGAATATCGGATTCACGTCCGATGATCAGCATGTTACAGCGATCAACAATTCGGCGAACGGAATCAATGTCTTTTCGCTGTCCGGCGACGAAGCACGGGTGAATCTCTCCACAAAGTTCCTGCCCGTTGCGTACGCTCACGTGTCCGAAAGAAAAGACTGGATGGTCGTGGCCGGTGCGTCTGACGTCGTCTTGCTGGACGGTGTTTCGGACAGGTATCTGACACATTCGCCCGACATCCGTGGCCGAGTTCGCGTGGTCGGGGTTTCTGATCAGGGAACGAGTTTCGCTGCTGGCTGCGACAACGGCCTGCTGCACGTCTGGACAGACCCGAAGATTTCGCCGTCGGCAAATTTGGCCCGAACCTCTGTCACTGCGCCAGTTACGATTGACACCGGGTCGGCAGGCATCACAAGCATCGCCTTCGTGCCGATGGGTTCGCTTTCAGTGAACGATGGAAAGATCACCGCCGAGACGATTCTGGCAACGACTGCTGACGGACAAATAAAGATCTGTCGCCTGCGAGTCGCAGATGCCTTCATCAGGCACCCGAATAAGTTTCAAAATGTTGCCGTTGTGACTTCAGGTTCTCGGGCGGCCTTTGCGTGGCACCGAAAGGAAGGTCTGTGCAGATTCGACGAATTGTTTTCCACTGATGCAGCGCCCACACCGATCGGAGTTCATCAGGCGGCCGACAGCCAAGCGTTAGCGGTCGCTCCCGACGGCTCGCAGGTTGCCCTGGCAACAACAGATGGTGTCGTTGTGGTGGATGCTGTCACGGGCGAAGTGATCAGCACTTTGGAAAATCCTGCGGCTCGCGAAGAGGCAAAGGACATTGTGTACTCCAGAGACGGCCGGCGTCTGTTCGTGCTTTATCGAACGACCATTGCCGAGTACGCCGCTGCCGACGGAGTCATGAAAGACGCAACCGCCAGTCCCACGGCGTTGATGAATCGCATGATTTTGCATCCCATTCTGGACAAACTCTTGATTACAACAGAAAACTCCGTCAGCCGCTATGATCCGAAAAGCGGTGAATTCGAATCATTGTACAACCCTAAGTACGGAACGAATCGGCCGAGTGTATCGGCGCTTTCTGCTGATGGAGGCATGGTCGCCGTGGGCTTGGAAGATGGCACGATCGAACTGATTGACGTTGAAACTCAGCAGAAAAAATCGTCGCTGCGTGGACATCGGTACAGAGTACACTGCCTGCACTTCTGGACGGACAATCGAGCTTTGGTGAGTTCCAGTGCTGACGAATCGCTGCGATTCTGGGACGTCAAAACCGGCCAGTCACTGGGCGAACTTCCAAACGCCGGACGGTGGTGTGTCCCGATCCTCGATCACAACGCCATCCTGAGCTGCGGCATGTCCGGACCGCTCAAACTCTGGCGCGGTGAGCCCCTCGAACGCCCGTAA